The following coding sequences lie in one Numida meleagris isolate 19003 breed g44 Domestic line chromosome Z, NumMel1.0, whole genome shotgun sequence genomic window:
- the LOC110390137 gene encoding uncharacterized protein LOC110390137 has product MEQVIKVLLSFCKVYCGKNSPSEKEIAAVLSRLERERIIASRHEVLYYQLWDFLTMVLAQRDMTAQDVAERRVWGMILGTLKAAREEKKLQLRLRPDPEIFPGDSLDLGGPRKPGDSLSCRNPEDGSSIQAAAPALPLAPAPASADPLRSAAIKMAPATPTVPASGATPQMSITAEECEGGVSQHPLSSPSIISQQTPETPPPYQQESLYPSLRNVSGAEPEKPVPTHQGADYPRQCHPASMRGRCSPAPPGEGLHRKRR; this is encoded by the coding sequence ATGGAACAAGTTATTAAGgtactgctttcattttgcaaagtTTACTGTGGGAAGAAttctccttctgagaaggaaattgCCGCAGTGCTCTCTCGTTTAGAACGAGAACGCATAATTGCCTCCCGCCATGAAGTACTTTACTATCAGTTGTGGGATTTTCTGACGATGGTGCTCGCACAGCGTGATATGACTGCGCAGGATGTTGCGGAGCGTAGAGTGTGGGGGATGATTCTTGGCACTTTGAAAGCtgccagggaagaaaaaaagttacagcTCAGACTGAGACCTGATCCAGAAATTTTTCCGGGAGATTCCTTGGATCTGGGAGGTCCCAGGAAGCCGGGAGATAGTCTCTCTTGCAGGAATCCAGAGGATGGCTCATCGATTcaagcagcagcccctgctctgccaTTGGCCCCGGCCCCGGCGAGTGCAGATCCCCTCCGCAGTGCCGCGATCAAGATGGCGCCGGCCACGCCAACCGTTCCTGCCTCCGGCGCCACCCCCCAGATGTCAATCACTGCTGAGGAATGCGAAGGGGGTGTGTCACAACACCCACTGTCATCTCCGTCAATCATCTCGCAGCAGACTCCCGAGACTCCACCTCCGTATCAGCAGGAGTCGTTGTATCCTTCATTACGTAATGTCTCAGGGGCGGAACCGGAGAAGCCTGTACCCACCCATCAAGGGGCGGACTATCCACGCCAGTGCCACCCAGCCTCTATGAGGGGACGGTGCAGCCCGGCCCCCCCAGGGGAGGGGTTACATCGGAAAAGGCGGTGA